Proteins encoded by one window of Pecten maximus chromosome 15, xPecMax1.1, whole genome shotgun sequence:
- the LOC117343445 gene encoding uncharacterized protein LOC117343445 isoform X1 → MNSYIAIALVLCIAVAQVQSQGAPGQGGIMKPAATSPTMGNTGAVPTRSNPLMGGMAPFLMMSGNDMMRDMMRWNMMMRGMGPMMGGNAMQRWMYLNALTGNDMGFGMF, encoded by the exons ATGAACTCATACATTGCCATCGCCCTCGTGCTTTGCATAGCAGTTGCTCAAGTACAGTCACAAG gAGCCCCTGGTCAGGGCGGAATAATGAAACCAGCAGCCACTTCTCCGACCATGGGTAACACTGGTGCTGTACCCACACGATCTAATCCTCTCATGGGAGGTATGGCTCCCTTTCTGATGATGAGCGGCAACGATATGATGAGGGATATGATGAGATGGAACATGATGATGAGGGGCATGGGTCCAATGATGGGAGGTAATGCCATGCAAAGGTGGATGTACTTGAATGCTCTTACCGGAAACGATATGGGATTCGGAATGTTTTG a
- the LOC117343445 gene encoding uncharacterized protein LOC117343445 isoform X5, which produces MNSYIAIALVLCIAVAQVQSQGTQSKTGGNTQTARAAAPTGGLLGRGSMLPLMAAGSGSDMMQNLFLFRMLSQGRRAGGAMGGLEPLLMSNLLGLELFGM; this is translated from the exons ATGAACTCATACATTGCCATCGCCCTCGTGCTTTGCATAGCAGTTGCTCAAGTACAGTCACAAG GTACACAGTCGAAGACAGGTGGTAACACACAAACGGCTAGAGCTGCCGCACCCACAGGAGGTCTTTTGGGACGTGGCAGCATGTTGCCACTTATGGCTGCTGGCTCCGGAAGTGACATGATGCAGAACCTGTTCCTTTTCCGTATGCTGTCCCAGGGTCGTCGTGCCGGTGGTGCCATGGGTGGCTTGGAGCCACTTCTCATGAGCAACCTTCTCGGATTAGAGCTCTTCGGAATGTAG
- the LOC117343445 gene encoding uncharacterized protein LOC117343445 isoform X4, translating to MNSYIAIALVLCIAVAQVQSQATRSGTASPGRSGQNAALMAALSSMGSRGGGMSQTLPLMAMMNGNDNIRNMLFYNLLMRGGNGGRSPMGSLGNLMMFSAMGEGFM from the exons ATGAACTCATACATTGCCATCGCCCTCGTGCTTTGCATAGCAGTTGCTCAAGTACAGTCACAAG CAACACGATCCGGAACAGCATCACCAGGCAGATCAGGCCAAAATGCTGCTCTCATGGCCGCTTTGTCAAGCATGGGGAGTAGGGGTGGAGGCATGAGCCAAACACTCCCATTGATGGCTATGATGAATGGAAACGACAACATTAGAAACATGCTTTTTTACAACCTTTTAATGAGGGGAGGAAATGGTGGTCGAAGCCCAATGGGGTCTCTTGGAAATTTGATGATGTTTAGCGCCATGGGAGAAGGATTCATGTAA
- the LOC117343445 gene encoding uncharacterized protein LOC117343445 isoform X2 → MNSYIAIALVLCIAVAQVQSQGAPGQGGIMKPAATSPTMGNTGAVPTRSNPLMGGMAPFLMMSGNDMMRDMMRWNMMMRGMGPMMGGNAMQRWMYLNALTGNDMGFGMF, encoded by the exons ATGAACTCATACATTGCCATCGCCCTCGTGCTTTGCATAGCAGTTGCTCAAGTACAGTCACAAG gAGCCCCTGGTCAGGGCGGAATAATGAAACCAGCAGCCACTTCTCCGACCATGGGTAACACTGGTGCTGTACCCACACGATCTAATCCTCTCATGGGAGGTATGGCTCCCTTTCTGATGATGAGCGGCAACGATATGATGAGGGATATGATGAGATGGAACATGATGATGAGGGGCATGGGTCCAATGATGGGAGGTAATGCCATGCAAAGGTGGATGTACTTGAATGCTCTTACCGGAAACGATATGGGATTCGGAATGTTTTG